One window of the Conexibacter sp. SYSU D00693 genome contains the following:
- a CDS encoding ABC transporter ATP-binding protein, whose product MSAGEPLLVVEDVALRFGGVKALDGVSFDVRPGELFAVIGPNGAGKTSIFNCLNGVYHPQRGSIRLGGEDLLKRSPVEIARLGVARTFQNLGLFMNLSLVDNLMLGRHHLMRTGFLAGAVWWGRAKREEVEHRAKVEEVVELLELEAYRHVPAGLLPYGVQKRVELGRALAMEPRLLLLDEPVAGMNLEESEDMARYVLEVREALGLAMVLVEHDMHLVMDLADRVLALDFGVPLAVGTPAEVQADQRVIDAYLGVAA is encoded by the coding sequence GTGAGCGCCGGCGAGCCGCTGCTGGTCGTCGAGGACGTCGCGCTGCGCTTCGGGGGCGTCAAGGCGCTGGACGGCGTGAGCTTCGACGTGCGCCCCGGCGAGCTCTTCGCCGTCATCGGTCCCAACGGCGCGGGCAAGACGTCGATCTTCAACTGCCTCAACGGCGTCTACCACCCGCAGCGCGGGTCGATCCGCCTCGGCGGCGAGGACCTGCTCAAGCGCTCGCCGGTGGAGATCGCGCGCCTCGGCGTCGCGCGCACCTTCCAGAACCTCGGGCTCTTCATGAACCTGTCGCTGGTCGACAACCTCATGCTCGGCCGCCACCATCTGATGCGCACCGGGTTCCTCGCCGGCGCCGTGTGGTGGGGCCGGGCCAAGCGCGAGGAGGTCGAGCACCGCGCGAAGGTCGAGGAGGTCGTCGAGCTGCTCGAGCTCGAGGCCTACCGCCACGTGCCCGCCGGTCTGCTGCCCTACGGCGTGCAGAAGCGCGTCGAGCTCGGGCGCGCCCTGGCGATGGAGCCGCGGCTGCTCCTGCTCGACGAGCCGGTGGCCGGCATGAACCTCGAGGAGAGCGAGGACATGGCCCGCTACGTGCTCGAGGTCCGCGAGGCGCTCGGCCTGGCGATGGTCCTCGTCGAGCACGACATGCACCTCGTCATGGACCTCGCCGACCGCGTGCTCGCGCTCGACTTCGGCGTGCCGCTGGCCGTCGGCACGCCGGCCGAGGTGCAGGCCGACCAGCGCGTGATCGACGCGTACCTCGGGGTCGCGGCGTGA